The DNA sequence ATTAAAACCATTTTCTTTGTTTGAACGAATTCCCCAGCACGGAGAGTATAGAAGTAAATTCCGCTTGATAAGGACAAGTCACGACTTGCCCCTACATCGAATGTCACTTCATATTCACCTGCAGAAAGTTCCTCATTCACTAAAGTTGCTACTTCATTTCCTAAAACATCGTAGACTTTTAAAGTTACCGGTTGAGATTGCTTCGCTTCGCTCGCAATGACAAACCCAATATTTGTGCTTGGGTTAAATGGGTTTGGATAATTCTGCTCAAGTTTAAAATTGGAAATCATAGGTATTTCATTATCCACAGATACAATTGGATAACCAAAATTATTTTCATAAAAAACTTGAACAGCATCTGAAACTGCTCTCACTGCTGTTATTCCTCCAAGCGGTGTTGTGCCCCTGTCAATTTCATATCCTATTAGTATTTCTACTTCCTGATCTTTGACTAAAGTGAATGGTCCGGCTGTTCCGGCAGCGCGTAAATCTCCTTTTTGAATACAAATCCAACCGATATCAGTCACGGGATCACCAGAAAACCAGAATATTGGATTAACTAAGTTGCAACCAACTCCGCCCCTAACCTCACCAAAAGCAAAGGTACATGGATCAAGCAATAGACCATTTTCAGTAAGACCGATCATATAATTACGAACTTGTATTTTAGTATCAGGATCACTATAGCCTGGTGTATTTTTAAAAGAAGTAATAGCTGAGCTGAGCGCAATATTTTTTGCACCTGGGTACACTCGTATACCAATTGGTCCAAGATAATTTATCGCGGTATCAATTGGTGTATCTATTCCATTTTCAAAAATGTTATTTCCGTTCACATCTATAAAAGTTTCTCCAGAAATATAAGAAAGAGGTCCCGTTAACATATCCATCATAAATGAAGGAACCTGGTTACCATAAGAAGCATCAGGTTGATTACCATAAAAATAAGCACCTTGTCTTATTGTATCGCATCCTGAAACATCATCTGTTGGGTCTCCAACATCTGCATCAGCCCACATACTGAAGTAAACATCTTTTAAAGTGTCGGAGATTAATCCTGTATTCTTAATTCTGTATCTGACAAATACTGCATTACTAATTGCACCTGTTGAAGCTTCAGCAAAAATTGTTTGTCTGACTTCTATTCCCTGTGGTTCTGCATGCCACCTCCTTTGATCTGCAGGAAGTCCATCGTTGAAAACGCACCAATAAGTTTCATCTAAAATTAAATCGGGTTTGTCTTCATCCGGATCCCACTGGTTATTTCCATTTAGATCAACTGGATTGTAATTTCCGTCACTATTGCCATCATAAAAATCTGCACCGAGATCGACTGCATCGATCCAATCCTGCCAGCTTTGTCCGAAAGGAATATCAGAAGAAGTCAATTTGTAGATTGAAGCTTTTGGATCGTTTGGATCCATACCAACAGTACCAGCAAGATAATCTTCAACTAAATTAGCAGACGCAACTCCATTTGCCCACAGAGAATCATTTAAATATCCACTTAGCCAGAAACCCGATGAAAATAGAAAAATACCTCCGGCAAATTGACCACCTTGCCCATTTGGAGCAATGTTTACATCTGCAATTACACCTTTGTTGCTAAAAGGCAGATAAATATCATTTACCTGTATGTAAGCCGCTGAACCAACGTTCTGGCTGAATGTCCCTGAATAGCTAATCAGGAAAGTCAGGAAGAACCAGAAAAGAATTTCTTTTTTGAAAACCGTTGTCTTCATTTCTTCCTCCAATTTTTTATTAATATTTAATAATTACTTTTATCTTAACAAAATCATTTTTTTACTTGTGATGAAGTCGTTTACTCTTAGTTGATAAATGTAAACCCCGCTTGCTAACCCTGTACTACTAAATGTTACTTCATACCTGTCTGCTCTTTTAAATTCATTTAGTATTGTTTTTACTTTTTGCCCAAGTATGTCAAACACTTCAATTGTCACTACTCCATCTTGTGGAAGCTCATATCTTATTGTCGTCGTTGGATTGAATGGATTGGGGTAGTTCTGGTAAAGCACATAACTGTTTACAGGATTTGTTGCAGGCGGCGGTGTGTAAGTAATCGATGCAAAATTACTTTCGTATTCCTGTATTGCTCTCTGAACATTTTCTCTTGCTACTGTAACAGAATTCAATGGATCGCTTCCTCTGCCAATTACATAAGCAATAATTATTTCCTGTGGTTTATCTTTTTCTAATTGAAATGGACCTGTGCTGACTATATTCCTACAATCACGATTTTGTGAGCTCAACCAACCAATATCAGTAACAGGGTCACCTGAAACCCAAAACCTGGGATTGATTTCACTACAATCAACTCCACCTTTAACTTCAAAATAAAGAAATGTACAGGGATCTGGATAAAAACCTGTCCTTGTCCGACCTTCGAGATAATTTCTTGCTTCATTTGCATCATTAGGATCATTAAGATCGGGATCACCGCCAATCGTCAAAGTGTGCGAAGTAATATTCAAGTTTAAAGCACCTACGATTTCTTCAACACCAATCAAAGTTCCTTGAAAATTATAAGCGGTATCAAATGTATTGCCTGTTTTAATTATAGGTCCTTGTAATAAGGAGGTAAAGAAAGAAGGCGGATTATCGCCATAGACCCAATCCGGTACATCAGAATAGTAAAAACCTGATTGAAGTAACGTATCACAGCCAACTATATCATCGTTTGCATCTCCTACATCTGCGTCTTCCCAAACTCCAAAATAAACTGAATCCATTATCTCAGCTGCTGAACCCGTATTCAGAATTTTGTACTTAATGAAAATAACATTTTCTAATTCTGGATCATTTATTGCAAAAAGTGTTTGCCTTATTTCTATTCCTTGTGGTTCTGATTGCCATCTGCGCTGATATGCTGGTCTGCCGTCGTTAAAGACACACCAGGCAATCACATCGCCAATTAATGGAGGCATATCTTCATTCAAATCCCACGTGCCGTTCCAGTTTTTATCAACAGGATTATAAATACCGTCTCCATCACCATCATAAAATTCAGCGCCAAGTGAAACAGCGTTTTTCCAATCCTGCCATGATGAACCAAATGGAAGATCGTCTTTTCTGACAACATAGATTCCAGAGAGGGGATCTTCCGGATCAGAGCCTACCATTCCCGGTATGTAATCTTCTACCAGTGAAGATGAGGCCACACCATTAGACCACATTGTGCCGTTTGTGTAACCAGAAAGATAAAATCCTCCCGAAAAAAGAAATTCTCCTTCTTCGAATTTACCCAGCGATCCTATCCCCACAAGTGAAATATCACTTTTATAAGTAGACTGATTGTTCTCATAATCTGAAGAAAGCACTCTCACCTCTAGATTATATTCCATACTCACATCCGCAAGTAATCCGGAATGATTCATTGGCAGTTCTATTTTATTCGCACTGAAATTATAACCATTAATATACCTGTGATTAAACAACGGAAAAGTATTAGCAAAAACTGAGTCATTTGCTTCTCCGTCATCGTGCAACCCGTCATCAAAAGCCTGCCCGATATAAACTGAATCATCAATCACAACCGTTACTGACTTTACCGCTTCATCATCAATTACCGTGAGCTTAAGGACAAAGGATTCATTTTCATAATCCCTAAACTCTTCTTGTGCATATGCGTGGTAAACTTTCGGCGGGGTGAATTTCTCTTCGGATTCCTGCAATATTCCGTATGCTATATTGTGATGGAACTCAGTCGGAATAATTTCGGAATATCTTTCAGTAGCAAATGAAATGAAGGATTTATTGTTAAATGTTGAAATGCTGTGTGAGTTGTCTTCGCCAATGTATCTAGTAAACTGGATTTCTTCTGACCAGGTTACTCCCCTATCACTGCTTATTTTATAGTAGATATCTTTATCACCGGAGCTCGTTGCTGCTGTAATATTATCTCTCTGATATACCACAATGATATTCCCGTTTGCTAATTCCAAAACCTTTGGTCTTCCTTCGTGATAAACCTGGTCTGCTATAACAATAGGGTCCGACCAATTCAAGCCATAATCTGAACTGATGCGAGAATAAATTCCACTAAAATTTTGCACGATTCTTTCATAGACCGCTACGAGTGAATTTGGCCCGACAGAAATTATCGATAATTCTCTCGTTCCATAAACGGCTGTCGGGGGGAACCAAAATGCATTAACACTCCAACTGGTTCCATCATCTAAACTCATTTTGTAAAAACTTCTACTATCCCAATGGTTCCAAAAGCAAAGACAAATTTCGCCATTTTCCCATTGCGTAATATTTAAGAACCTCGAACTTTTCTGGAAAACAGGTTGTGATCCACCACCCATAATACTCAATGGCTCAGACCAACTTTCTCCTAAATTATCAGAATAAATTAATTTCATTGATTCATTCATAACGGACCAGGCAAACAATATCCTTCCTGATATAGTTTTCAATGCAGTAAGATAAATTGCATCCTGAATAGTTAATAGATTTATTTCTTGGACAACTTTTGGATCCTGCCAGCTAATGCCCCTATCGGTGCTTTTTGATGAGAAGATTGTATCCATTTCCGGATTAACATAGAAAATGATTATTTCATCTTCTGATATCCATACCGGTGCAGATTCTTTGATTGATTGTGAGATATCCTGAACGGGAAGCCTGGTAACTTCCTTAATTTGAGCGAAGGCAGATGTGCAAACCCCAAGTGCCAGCAAGAATTTGAGAATATTCTTCATAATGCACCCTTAATTTTTACCCTGATTATTTTAAAATTAAATAAATTAATTGCCAGAGTAAACTAAAATATCAGAGAAATTTCGGGATTAATTTATGCCAAAATTTATTGATTCAGATTGAGGCGGGAATTATTTGTTTTTTGGCCAAACTGCGAGACGGTTGTCAATCTTCAGTCTTGCCAGACCTTCGCCTGTTCCAATCCAGAGATATTTTCCGTCGAAATGAAATGATAAAATTGAAGAAGATGTAATGTCCAATTCATTAAGGTCAACAGGTATCACCTGCTTGGTAATTCTGTTGATCAGGTATAAACCCTTTCCATACTCAAGTTTTTTCTGCTTGTCAAATTCATAAACACCGACCCAGATATAATTACCAATCCTGCATAGAGAATATATTCCATTACCTCCGAGACCATCGCGTTTATATATCCTGTCCCAGTTAATTCTCCGGTCGTGAATGTAAACTCCGCCAAGATTAAAATCCGGTTCTTCAGCAGTTATGAATTCATCGGTTCCAAACCAGATGTTTCTTCCTTCGAAAAGAATTTTAGAAACTGAAACTGTTTTGCCTTCTTCTTTAAATGCTTTGGACTTATTTGAAAAATATCTCCATGCAGATGGATCAGTATGTTTCTTTTTTTTGTTGAATATGTGAACACCTGATTCTGTTCCAAACCAGACTAAGCTGTCGCCATCGAGTTCAATCGATTTGATTGTATTTGATTTCTGATCATTCCCCTGGATACGACTGATGTCCTGGTAGTTTCTTGTTTTAAGATCGAATCGAGTAATGTTTCTGAATCTTCCTATCCACAAAACATTTTGTGATGGGTCAAATTTAAGAGAACGAATCCAGTTGCCGAATTCACCGCCCTGGGCAAATTTTCGTTTATCCCAGCGTCCGCCCTTCTTTGTAAATGTGAACAATCCTTCTACCGATGCTGCCCAAACAAAATTCTTGCTCACTTCAATTGCGTAGAAAAGGTCGTCGCTCAGGTTTCCGCTTTTAGTAGAAAAGTTTGTCCATTTTCCATCAGCGATTGAATAACGGTAAATTCCCTGTCCATAAGTTGAAACCCACAGAAAACCTTCCTCTTCTGCTATGTCAGTAATAGCAGCACCTTTCAGAAATATTTCGGATTCTACCTGGGAGAGAATTTCAACGGATAAAAAAATGAATAGTAGAAAAACAGAAATGTATAAAGATGTTTTTTGAAAAATGGAATTTATTGCAAAAACCATATCCAAATTAATAACTTTCGTCCGCTGATGGGAAGCTGCTTTTTTTAACATCCACTATGTATGACTTAACAGCTTTATTAATTTCTTCTGCCAGTTTTGAATAATGTCTTACAAATCTCGGATGAAAATCAACGTTCAGTGCAAGCATATCCGGAGTAACGAGAATTTGTCCGTCACAATATTTTCCAGCACCAATTCCGATTGTTGGAATCGATAACGAGGATGTGATTTTTTTTGCAAGTGATGCCGGAATTTTTTCGAGGACTACTGAGAATGCTCCAGCTTCTTCAAGAACTTTTGCATCACGAAAAATTTCTTCAGCTTCTTTTTTTGTTGTGCCTCGCTCTCTGTAACTGCCAAACTGATGAATACTCTGCGGAGTTAAACCAATGTGACCCATCACAGGAATTCCATTCTCAGTTATCTTTCTTACAGTTTCTGCAACACGTCTTCCACCTTCCAGTTTAACTGCCGCTGCATGAGTTTCCTTCAAAATTCTTCCGGCATTCCTGAAACCATCATCTGCACCGAGCTGATATGACATAAAAGGCATATCAACAACAACCATTGCACGGTTAACTCCTTTTGTCACTGCCTTTGTATGATAAATCATTTCATCCATTGTAACCGGCAGAGTGGTTTCATTACCCTGGAAAACATTGCTGAGCGAATCTCCGACAAGGATTATATCTATTCCTGCTTC is a window from the bacterium genome containing:
- a CDS encoding T9SS type A sorting domain-containing protein produces the protein MIGLTENGLLLDPCTFAFGEVRGGVGCNLVNPIFWFSGDPVTDIGWICIQKGDLRAAGTAGPFTLVKDQEVEILIGYEIDRGTTPLGGITAVRAVSDAVQVFYENNFGYPIVSVDNEIPMISNFKLEQNYPNPFNPSTNIGFVIASEAKQSQPVTLKVYDVLGNEVATLVNEELSAGEYEVTFDVGASRDLSLSSGIYFYTLRAGEFVQTKKMVLMK
- a CDS encoding T9SS type A sorting domain-containing protein, whose amino-acid sequence is MKNILKFLLALGVCTSAFAQIKEVTRLPVQDISQSIKESAPVWISEDEIIIFYVNPEMDTIFSSKSTDRGISWQDPKVVQEINLLTIQDAIYLTALKTISGRILFAWSVMNESMKLIYSDNLGESWSEPLSIMGGGSQPVFQKSSRFLNITQWENGEICLCFWNHWDSRSFYKMSLDDGTSWSVNAFWFPPTAVYGTRELSIISVGPNSLVAVYERIVQNFSGIYSRISSDYGLNWSDPIVIADQVYHEGRPKVLELANGNIIVVYQRDNITAATSSGDKDIYYKISSDRGVTWSEEIQFTRYIGEDNSHSISTFNNKSFISFATERYSEIIPTEFHHNIAYGILQESEEKFTPPKVYHAYAQEEFRDYENESFVLKLTVIDDEAVKSVTVVIDDSVYIGQAFDDGLHDDGEANDSVFANTFPLFNHRYINGYNFSANKIELPMNHSGLLADVSMEYNLEVRVLSSDYENNQSTYKSDISLVGIGSLGKFEEGEFLFSGGFYLSGYTNGTMWSNGVASSSLVEDYIPGMVGSDPEDPLSGIYVVRKDDLPFGSSWQDWKNAVSLGAEFYDGDGDGIYNPVDKNWNGTWDLNEDMPPLIGDVIAWCVFNDGRPAYQRRWQSEPQGIEIRQTLFAINDPELENVIFIKYKILNTGSAAEIMDSVYFGVWEDADVGDANDDIVGCDTLLQSGFYYSDVPDWVYGDNPPSFFTSLLQGPIIKTGNTFDTAYNFQGTLIGVEEIVGALNLNITSHTLTIGGDPDLNDPNDANEARNYLEGRTRTGFYPDPCTFLYFEVKGGVDCSEINPRFWVSGDPVTDIGWLSSQNRDCRNIVSTGPFQLEKDKPQEIIIAYVIGRGSDPLNSVTVARENVQRAIQEYESNFASITYTPPPATNPVNSYVLYQNYPNPFNPTTTIRYELPQDGVVTIEVFDILGQKVKTILNEFKRADRYEVTFSSTGLASGVYIYQLRVNDFITSKKMILLR
- the panB gene encoding 3-methyl-2-oxobutanoate hydroxymethyltransferase → MSSEKEIKKVTTKALDILKKKKIKITALTAYDFITAKILDEAGIDIILVGDSLSNVFQGNETTLPVTMDEMIYHTKAVTKGVNRAMVVVDMPFMSYQLGADDGFRNAGRILKETHAAAVKLEGGRRVAETVRKITENGIPVMGHIGLTPQSIHQFGSYRERGTTKKEAEEIFRDAKVLEEAGAFSVVLEKIPASLAKKITSSLSIPTIGIGAGKYCDGQILVTPDMLALNVDFHPRFVRHYSKLAEEINKAVKSYIVDVKKSSFPSADESY